CATTGCACTCTCCAACACATACATtcgtttagaattaaaattttgtgcCTTAATAACTTGGCTTATATCTGTTCTTTACTTATTCTTGATTCAATTTTGATTGTGGAGTCTTAGATGAAGACACCACTACTTTGAATTACGTACcactttcattattttttttttcttggtgtACGAAATTAGCAATGACcaactttcattattttttttttcttggtgtACGAAATTAGCAATGACCAATGTGAACGTCTACTTATTCCATTGTCTAAGTAGAAGTCAAATGTTCATGGTTACTTGTTCATGGCAATGTAGCGTCTTTGTTTGGTCTTGATTTGGCCACCTTAACAAATAACAATTATCTTCCCAAAACTAGATTGACCTGACTAACATGCCAGCCGCGTGAGAAATATGTGGACCAACACAAGTGATGATATTCTATATCTTTAATTTGGACTTCATAATCGACTTAATAGTGCCTTTGTTTAAGTCAACTATAttattgttcttttttctttcaacatCAAAATTCAGTTACCAGTCAGTAACTGTTGTATGTAgaaattgtataatttttttcattatactaCCGCAAATAAGTTTATTTATTCGTTTATTTTatagattttgatgaattcaaaatatttGAGTAACGTGTTGAAAGTTCTAATctgactaattaatttgaggcTTTGAGCCTTGTGTATATGTCAATCATTATTGTATAATATTTCGTCCACAACCCCGCGTGACATTGCTTCTTCACCAATATTATATATACCAGATTTATTTTCCAGTAGTTGTTAATTCTCAGCCAGCATAACCTATAGTGATTCTCCTTTAACTATTCTTCcctccaatttcatttctttttatgTTCATCACCATGGCACTCTCCAGTTCCGCCGTAATCCACAATCACATGAACATAAACATGAAACGGTTCAATATGGTTCGAGTTCATCAAGAATTGACTCTTGAAATTCCAAAATCAAAGAGGCCAAACAGGGCGACGCATTTGGCGGAATCCATTTGCAATGTCCTTCATCGTTCTCCTTCACGCAGCATAGACTTGCTAAGGTACCATGAAGAGAAACTTTCAACGCCAACCATGTCTCCAAGAGAAGACATCTCACAAAAATGGCGCCAAATCCATGGTTGCTCAAACTGGGAGAACATTCTAGATCCTCTTCATCCCTGCCTACGCAGAGAAATTCTCAAGTACGGAGAATTCGCACAAGCCACCTACGACGCCTTTGATTATGACTCTCTCTCCCAGTACTGTGGCAGTTGCCGTTACAACCGTAACAAACTCTTTCAGAAATTGGGTCTTTCTAGAAACGGTTACGCCGTTACTAAGTACATATATGCCATGTCACACATCGATCTGCCACGCTGGCTTGAGAGGTCTCTCGTGGCTGACACGTGGAGCAGAGACTCCAATTGGATTGGTTACGTGGCTGTAAGCGACGAACAAGAGACACGTAGGATTGGAAGGCGGGACATCGCGGTTGCGTGGCGTGGCACGGTGGCGCCATGCGAGTGGTACGAGGATTTTCAGAGGAAATTGGATCCAATTGGGAAAAAAGGCGCCAAAGTGGAGCATGGCTTTTTAAGCATTTACACTTCCAAGAGTGACACAACAAGGTATAACAAATCAAGTGCGTCTGATCAGGTGATGAAGGAGATTACAAAATTGGTGAAATTCTATGAACAAAAAGGTGAGGAAGTTAGTGTCACAATCACTGGGCATAGCCTGGGTGGTGCATTGGCGTTGCTGAATGCATATGAAACAGCATATAAAGTTCCAAATAATGTTCCAATTAGTGTAATATCTTTTGGGGCACCAAGAGTTGGAAACATTACATTCAAACAAGAGTTGGAAGAAATGGGAGTGAAGACACTGCGTGTTGTGGTGAAGCAAGATTGGGTGCATAGAATGCCAGGGCTTGTTTTCAATGAGGCCTTcaaggtgtttgatgaaataaCAAGTTTGGAATGGGTTTACACACACGTTGGTGCTGAGTTGAAACTTGATGTTGGTACATCTCCTTATCTCAAAGGTGGAGGGATGAACTTGTCAGGGTTTCATAGCTTGGAGACATACCTTCACCTTGTTGATGGCTACTTGAGCAGTGAGACACCGTTTAGGAATGAAGCTAAAAGGGATGTTGCTTTGGTTAATAAGTATTGTGACATGCTTGTGGATGAGCTTAGGATTCCACAATGTTGGTAccaattggctaacaaaggtttGGTCTGTAATGATCATGGAAGATGGGTCAAACCCAAAAGAGACCCTGATGATATTCCTTCACATCATGATGACCCTCTTGTTCCAGATGAAACGCAAACATATATGATGACTTTGGTGTCCTCTTAGAACATAATGAAATGAGTATTTCTAGGAAACATAATTACATTATTAAAACTGTGTCTCGGTAAAGGTGCATGGACTCAAAAACAAACTCAATTTTAAGACATAAGTAATCTGAATTCTTACATATATCATCGCGAATGACATCTTtgattaaaacttaaaaaagtcTAAATGCATGTTCCGTCTTTTAACAAATcacttttgaaaatatatacTTCGACTCTAgttattttccattctttgtCATATGACCTTGAAATTATCAACGTTTTATTTCAGGAAATACTCCAACTCTCTAGctgattaattataatattaccATATGATTATTTTGGTAATGTATATATCCCTGAatgtattaataaaatataaactattATGAAATTTGAAACAAGAGAAAGTCTAGGAGTCggcacttttattaaaatttagtcagCATTTaactatcaaaagaaaaataagtaatttcaTACCATTgatgtaatctcacaccattaaaaatattaataatggcTAATTAAtggctacaaatcacaaaatttgtTGGT
The genomic region above belongs to Arachis duranensis cultivar V14167 chromosome 3, aradu.V14167.gnm2.J7QH, whole genome shotgun sequence and contains:
- the LOC107481996 gene encoding phospholipase A1-Igamma3, chloroplastic, whose amino-acid sequence is MFITMALSSSAVIHNHMNINMKRFNMVRVHQELTLEIPKSKRPNRATHLAESICNVLHRSPSRSIDLLRYHEEKLSTPTMSPREDISQKWRQIHGCSNWENILDPLHPCLRREILKYGEFAQATYDAFDYDSLSQYCGSCRYNRNKLFQKLGLSRNGYAVTKYIYAMSHIDLPRWLERSLVADTWSRDSNWIGYVAVSDEQETRRIGRRDIAVAWRGTVAPCEWYEDFQRKLDPIGKKGAKVEHGFLSIYTSKSDTTRYNKSSASDQVMKEITKLVKFYEQKGEEVSVTITGHSLGGALALLNAYETAYKVPNNVPISVISFGAPRVGNITFKQELEEMGVKTLRVVVKQDWVHRMPGLVFNEAFKVFDEITSLEWVYTHVGAELKLDVGTSPYLKGGGMNLSGFHSLETYLHLVDGYLSSETPFRNEAKRDVALVNKYCDMLVDELRIPQCWYQLANKGLVCNDHGRWVKPKRDPDDIPSHHDDPLVPDETQTYMMTLVSS